In Tenrec ecaudatus isolate mTenEca1 chromosome 4, mTenEca1.hap1, whole genome shotgun sequence, a single window of DNA contains:
- the CDC42BPG gene encoding serine/threonine-protein kinase MRCK gamma encodes MERRRRALERLARDEAGGGPGLDGLLDLLLGLHQELSSAPLRRERHVAQFLSWASPFIAKVKELRLQREDFEILKVIGRGAFGEVAVVRQRDSGQIFAMKILHKWDMLKRAETACFREERDVLVKGDSRWVTALHYAFQDEECLYLVMDYYAGGDLLTLLSRFEDRLPPELAQFYLAEMVLAIHSLHQLGYVHRDIKPDNILLDMNGHVRLADFGSCLRLNNSGMVDSSVAVGTPDYISPEILQAMEEGKGHYGPQCDWWSLGVCAYELLFGETPFYAESLVETYGKIMNHEDHLQFPEDAPDVPASACDLIRQLLCGQEERLGRGGLGDFQKHPFFEGVDWERLATSTAPYIPELRGPVDTSNFDVDDDTLNHSATPPPPPSHGALSGHHLPFVGFTYTSPSPAPEGSLERLAALERKLVCWEEEKAELVQKLREAQQLPSDSQELETLRKEVLTLRERLSEALRDSTARLSQTDGPPEGSLSQDLRRERDQLRQELAEARAGLGVLAQELCQAQGHQEELLQLLQETQEREAAAASQKQALSAQLEEVQGAQSELEAQAATLRQEVTRLQRRRELSLEKERAQGGQQPRPLQPVHTAPETNGTGPPRGWPQEVQLQEEVATQQGQLDQTSSQGLQSGKEEALAKLQEENQQLIQAQKRLAAELEQEQRSMQRLEGQRRETESNWEAQIADILGWVNDEKVSRGYLQALATKMAEELESLRNVGTQTLPARPLDHQWKARRLQKMEASARLELQSALEAEIRAKQSLQERLTQVQEAQLRSERRLQEAERQRQGLQQELATLREALQARGPGDAKPTSSLLPFLSFWSSEKESAKDSGIAVESPRLGCPEPELRPEGRRSLRMGAVFPRAPSSTTAPAESPPAKPGSHVLRPRTFPSPTKCLRCTSLMLGLARQGLRCDACGYFCHSACALQAPLCPVPPEQLCTTLGVHPETGTGTAYEGFLSVPRPSGVRRGWQRVFAALSDSRLLLFDAPDPRLSPASGALLQALDLRDSQFSATPVLASDVIHAHTRDLPRIFMVTASQLAVPPTTCTVLLLAESEAERERWLQVLGELQRLLQEMRPRPWPVYTLKEAYDNGLPLLPHTLCAAIIDQDRLALGTEEGLFVIHLHSNDIFQVGECRRVQQLAVSPSAGLLVALCGRGPSVRLFALEELENSEASGTKIPESRGCQALAAGRILQARTPVLCVAVKRQVLCYQLGPGPGPWQHRIRELQAPAPVQSLGLLGDRLCVGAAGTFTLYPLLNEATPLVLGARLVLEEPPSRGGLGEALGAVELSLSEFLLLFTTAGVYVDGTGRKSRAHELLWPAALTGWGYAAPYLTVFSENSLDVFDVRRAEWVQTVPFKKVRLLNPEGSLFLFGTEKVRLTYLRNRLAVKDEFDIPDLTDNSRRQLFRTKSKRRFFFRVSEAQLQQQQRREMLKDPFARSKLISPPTNFNHLVHVGPTEGKPGAKDLPRATEEKGRGARGSGPQRPHSFSEALRRPASMGSDALAGDTDPMKRKPRTSLSSESVSCPQGSLSPSGSLTQVSERPRSLPPAPDSESYQ; translated from the exons ATGGAGCGGCGGCGGCGCGCGCTGGAGCGGCTGGCGCGGGACGAGGCCGGCGGCGGCCCGGGGCTCGACGGCCTCCTGGACCTGCTGCTGGGGCTGCACCAGGAGCTCAGCAGCGCCCCGCTGCGGCGGGAGCGCCACGTCGCGCAGTTCCTGAGCTGGG CCAGCCCCTTCATCGCGAAGGTGAAAGAGCTGCGTCTGCAGAGAGAAGACTTTGAAATCTTGAAGGTGATTGGCCGAGGAGCCTTTGGGGAG GTTGCCGTGGTGAGGCAGAGGGACAGTGGACAGATCTTTGCCATGAAAATACTGCATAAGTGGGACATGCTGAAGCGGGCCGAG ACTGCCTGCTTCCGAGAGGAGCGTGATGTCCTGGTGAAGGGGGACAGCCGTTGGGTGACCGCTCTGCACTACGCTTTCCAGGACGAGGAGTGCCTG taccTGGTGATGGACTACTATGCCGGGGGGGACCTCCTCACCCTGCTGAGCCGCTTCGAGGACCGCCTCCCACCAGAGCTGGCCCAGTTCTACCTGGCGGAGATGGTGTTGGCCATTCACTCATTGCACCAGCTTGGCTATGTCCACAG GGACATCAAGCCGGACAACATCCTGCTGGACATGAACGGGCACGTCCGCCTGGCCGACTTCGGCTCCTGCCTGCGTCTCAACAACAGTGGCATG gtGGActcctcagtggcagtggggacGCCGGACTACATCTCCCCTGAGATCCTGCAGGCCATGGAAGAGGGCAAGGGCCACTATGGCCCCCAGTGCGACTGGTGGTCTCTGGGGGTCTGCGCCTACGAGCTCCTCTTTGGGGAGACACCTTTCTATGCTGAGTCCCTGGTGGAGACTTACGGCAAGATCATGAACCACGAG GACCATCTGCAGTTCCCCGAGGATGCGCCCGATGTGCCGGCCAGCGCGTGCGACCTAATCCGCCAGCTGCTGTGCGGTCAGGAAGAGCGCCTGGGCCGCGGTGGACTGGGCGACTTCCAGAAGCACCCCTTCTTCGAGGGAGTGGACTGGGAACGGCTGGCCACCAGCACTGCCCCCTACATCCCCGAGCTACGAGGGCCCGTGGACACCTCCAATTTCGACGTGGATGACGACACCCTCAACCACTCA GCCACCCCGCCGCCGCCACCCTCCCATGGGGCCCTCTCGGGTCACCACCTGCCCTTCGTGGGCTTCACCTATACTTCGCCCAG TCCTGCTCCCGAGGGCAGTTTGGAGCGGCTGGCTGCCCTGGAGAGGAAGCTCGTGTGTTGGGAGGAGGAGAAGGCAGAGCTGGTTCAGAAGCTCCGTG aggcccagcagctgccctcagacTCCCAGGAGCTGGAGACGCTACGCAAGGAAGTGCTGACCTTACGGGAGAGACTGTCag AGGCGCTGAGGGACAGCACAGCCCGCCTGTCCCAGACAGATGGGCCCCCTGAAGGCAGCCTCAGCCAGGACCTACGCCGGGAGAGAGACCAGCTCCGCCAG GAGCTGGCTGAGGCACGGGCCGGGCTCGGTGTCTTGGCCCAGGAGTTGTGCCAGGCCCAGGGGCATCAGGAGGAGCTGCTCCAGCTGCTTCAGGAGACCCAGGAGAGAGAGGCGGCCGCGGCCAGCCAGAAACAGGCCCTGAGCGCCCAGCTGGAGGAAGTGCAGGGTGCCCAGAGTGAG CTGGAGGCCCAGGCAGCCACCCTGCGCCAGGAGGTGACCCGGCTACAGAGGCGGCGGGAGCTGAGCCTGGAGAAGGAACGAGCTCAGGGAGGGCAGCAGCCTCGGCCCCTCCAGCCCGTGCACACAGCCCCTGAGACCAACGGCACAGGGCCTCCCAGGGGCTGGCCGCAGGAGGTCCAGCTGCAGGAGGAGGTGGCCACCCAGCAGGGGCAGCTAGACCAGACCAGCAGTCAGGG GCTGCAGAGCGGGAAGGAGGAAGCCTTGGCCAAGCTGCAGGAGGAGAACCAGCAGCTGATTCAGGCGCAGAAGCGG CTAGCGGCTGAGCTGGAGCAGGAGCAGCGGAGCATGCAGCGGCTGGAGGGGCAGCGACGGGAGACAGAGAGCAACTGGGAGGCCCAGATCGCTGACATCCTGGGCTG GGTGAACGATGAGAAGGTCTCCAGGGGCTACCTGCAGGCCCTAGCCACTAAGATGGCCGAGGAGCTGGAGTCCCTGCGGAACGTGGGTACTCAGACGCTCCCTGCCCGGCCGCTG GACCACCAGTGGAAGGCCCGGCGGCTGCAGAAGATGGAGGCTTCGGCGCGGCTGGAGCTGCAGTCGGCCCTGGAAGCCGAGATCCGAGCCAAGCAGAGCCTGCAGGAGCGGCTGACGCAGGTGCAGGAGGCCCAGCTGCGGTCTGAGAG GCGCCTGCAGGAGGCCGAGAGGCAGAGGCAGGGCCTGCAGCAGGAGCTGGCCACACTGCGTGAGGCGCTGCAGGCCCGAGGCCCGGGCG ACGCCAAGCCGACCAGCTCCCTGCTTCCCTTCCTGTCCTTCTGGAGTTCAGAG AAGGAGTCCGCCAAGGACTCAGGCATTGCCGTAGAAAGCCCGAGGCTGGGATGTCCGGAGCCAGAGCTGAGGCCGGAGGGCCGTCGCAGCCTGCGCATGGGG GCGGTCTTCCCCAGGGCACCTTCTTCCACCACAGCCCCTGCGGAAAGTCCTCCTGCTAAG CCCGGCTCACACGTGCTGCGTCCCcggaccttcccctctcccactaAGTGTCTCCGCTGCACCTCGCTGATGCTGGGCCTGGCCCGCCAGGGCCTCCGCTGTGACG CCTGTGGCTACTTCTGCCACTCCGCCTGtgccctgcaggcccctctgtgccctgtgcccccagagCAGCTCTGCACGACCCTGGGAGTGCACCCCGAGACGGGCACGGGCACCGCCTACGAGGGCTTCTTGTCG GTGCCCCGGCCCTCGGGCGTTCGCCGCGGCTGGCAGCGcgtctttgcagcactcagtgaCTCCCGCCTGCTGCTGTTCGATGCCCCCGACCCCCGGCTCAGCCCAGCCAGCGGGGCCCTCCTCCAGGCGCTGGACTTGAG GGACTCCCAGTTCTCAGCCACCCCCGTCCTGGCCTCTGACGTCATCCACGCCCATACCAGGGACCTGCCACGAATCTTTATG GTGACGGCCTCCCAGCTCGCAGTGCCACCCACCACGTGCACCGTGCTGCTGCTGGCCGAGAGCGAGGCAGAGCGCGAGCGCTGGCTGCAGGTGCTGGGTGAGCTGCAGCGGCTGCTGCAGGAGATGCGGCCCCGGCCCTGGCCCGTGTACACCCTCAAGGAGGCCTACGACAACGGGCTGCCGCTGCTGCCCCACACGCTCTGCGCTGCCATCATCG ACCAGGACCGGCTTGCCCTGGGAACTGAGGAGGGGCTGTTTGTGATCCATCTGCACAGCAATG ACATCTTCCAGGTGGGCGAGTGCCGGCGGGTGCAGCAGCTGGCTGTGAGCCCCTCCGCCGGCTTGCTGGTCGCGCTGTGTGGCCGCGGCCCCAGCGTGCGCCTCTTCGCCCTCGAGGAGCTGGAGAACTCGGAGGCCTCGGGCACCAAGATCCCCGAGTCTCGGGGCTGCCAGGCGCTGGCCGCAGGGCGCATCCTGCAGGCCCGCACCCCTGTGCTGTGTGTGGCCGTCAAGCGCCAGGTGCTCTGTTACCAGCTGGGGCCCGGCCCGGGGCCCTGGCAGCACCGCATCCGGGAGCTGCAGGCGCCAGCGCCCGTGCAGAGCCTGGGGCTGCTGGGTGACCGGCTGTGCGTGGGCGCAGCTGGGACCTTCACCCTCTACCCGCTGCTCAACGAGGCCACGCCCTTGGTGCTGGGGGCCAGGCTGGTGTTGGAGGAGCCGCCATCCCGCGGGGGCCTGGGTGAAGCCCTGGGTGCCGTGGAGCTGAGTCTCAGCGAGTTCCTGCTGCTCTTTACCACTGCCGGTGTCTACGTGGATGGTACCGGCCGGAAGTCCCGGGCCCACGAGTTGCTGTGGCCTGCCGCCCTGACGGGCTGGG gttacGCGGCCCCCTACCTGACAGTGTTCAGCGAGAACTCCCTGGACGTGTTTGACGTGAGGAGAGCAGAGTGGGTCCAGACAGTACCATTCAAGAAG GTGCGACTCCTGAACCCCGAGGGCTCCCTGTTCCTCTTTGGCACCGAGAAGGTCCGCCTGACCTACCTCAGGAACCGGCTggcag TGAAGGACGAGTTCGACATCCCGGACCTCACGGACAACAGCCGGCGCCAGCTGTTCCGCACCAAGAGCAAGCGCCGCTTCTTCTTCCGCGTGTCGGAGGCGCAGCTGCAACAGCAGCAGCGCAG GGAGATGCTGAAGGACCCCTTCGCGCGTTCCAAGCTCATCTCGCCGCCCACCAACTTTAACCACCTGGTGCACGTCGGCCCTACCGAGGGGAAGCCCGGAGCCAAGGACCTGCCCCGG GCTACGGAAGAGAAGGGCCGAGGTGCCCGCGGCTCCGGCCCGCAGCGGCCCCACAGTTTCTCAGAGGCCTTGCGGCGCCCCGCCTCCATGGGCAGCGATGCCCTCGCTGGAGACACGGACCCCA TGAAGAGGAAACCTCGGACGTCCCTGTCCAGCGAGTCCGTGTCCTGCCCCCAGGGGTCATTGAGCCCTAGTGGCTCCCTGACGCAG GTCTCAGAGCGGCCCAGGAGCCTCCCTCCAGCCCCGGATTCAGAGAGCTACCAGTGA